From Bombina bombina isolate aBomBom1 chromosome 1, aBomBom1.pri, whole genome shotgun sequence:
TATTCATAGCGACTAAATGTTACATGTTCTTTTTCAACCCTGTGATTTACCCCTAATCTCTCAGAAATCATCTTGAAGGTTCCGTTATATTTCTTTTGTAACCCTTtcatatggctccgtcccccccccccccatactatcctatatttgacaagcggtgcttatccgctgaattttcTACCCccccttatatttttgaaaataaaaacttCAGTTGATAATTTACTCTTTACATTATATGTATGGGACCATAAGTGTCCAATACATTCACTATCTTTCCTCTAGACAACATTTGCTTTTACTGGTCCAAATGTGGCCGCTTGCGCTTATGAGGAAATAATTGAAGAatataagcaataaaaaataaaatagaggttcttcattTATACCTAGTTTTATACCACATTGTTATTTCATGTATAAGAATAACTATTGTATATGTGACActgatgttgtatttttttttttcttatgttgtatggtattttatacatattgtactcactagcataacctcaataaaaaactttttcaaaaaaaacagcgcttgtattttgtgtggtatggagctcaatgcaaccatattgcatgcacaaggcagttgtttcaaaacttgtaatggcagcactatggagggtgaaataacccaacttttgttgcgttcgttttgtacCCCGTTGCGCTCATATCTTGTAATCTGACAGTCTTTGAAAAAACTAATTGATTTACTCAAAATAATGCATTTAACAAAATCACAATGCAAAATGTATCCATGCTTTACCAGCCCCAGCAGAAAAGTTTCTgaaaaagtctttttatattttaagtacctatagaaactgggaggtcaccaAACTGACAAATATAATAACTCTTTAATGTTTATTAAGGTGACAGTTAAATTCTTTTGAATAAACCCCGTTGTTCACTATATAAGGGAAATActgatttacatgtgtgagattaacctattgtaatcttaATCCATCCTCACCGCTTCTAAACCATTGGGATGCCATTGGTTCATCTGAGTCATTTCCCCAATTATTTGTTGAATGCACTAttaggtatttgttttgttttaaactaaacaaatacagaatatttataaaacatttacattagtttttcataaataaatgtaaatgttcctgaGCTAAAGGTGAAAAAGTTCATATGTCGCTTATACTTACATTTTGCCCACTGGAGAGCTGCACCACAGAGCTCCGGCAGTGCGAATAGGAGGAGAAAGGATTATGATTAATTTTGTGAGTATTTTTTCATTGTCTTTAAATATTGTTGGTGCATTCACTTGGATATTCACTAAACAAATAtctgtttttcaaaacaaaaacacACCTCTAATGGGCATATCAagcactatattgtcacttttaatattttacaagtttaatattttacaatatttacattttattgatTATAAAAGCACTATTTCTGGTTTGGCGTGATCTGACAATGAGATGAAGATGAAAACTATGGCATTGTATTACATGGAGttatgatatcttcttatactgtaTCTTTTTATGCGCCTACATTACTGAACTTCTAAATGAGATTGCGCCTTTGTCGGCTGCAATTCAATAATGTAGTCGCATAATAGAAACTTTTAGTCTTCATATTGTTTTTAGATGACCCAAAAAACAAATTGCACAGCATCCGAATATTCAAAATGTTTTTTGAATATTCGGTACGAAAGATTTGGCCGAGCAAAATTTTTCCCTTGTGCACACTTTTATGAAGTATTGTACAATAGTGATGAAttaagctttaatgaatcaataccatgtatgctaATACACCTCTACAATATCTCCCGTGGCCATTTAggagtgtcttgcacatgtgcatcACTATAGAAGGATTCTAACTAGTCTTGAAATACTTGTAAAGATTACAAAATGCAATTTTGGGGCTTTATCAAGTGACTTGAAAAGCCAACATTGGTCtaaaaaaggtgttgaaaagttTGTTGAAAATGAATTGTGATCATGAAAAAGTTTCTGGCCCATAGTAAAATTAGAGCTTTTATTGAGCAGCTGAAAATTCTATCTTAGATTAAGGAAATATGGCAAAAGCACGCTATTGTGATCACGTTACATCACATAGAAACATGCCTTTTCTGCCTGAAAAAGCATCAtctaatagattgtgatcaacccccagATAGCTATTTTTTTCCCTTAGAACTATCATTATTTCGTTCAAATGTATTCTATTGTTTgtgttgtgcaatattttttacaatgttcgttagagtaaaaataaaataatgccaaTTGCTTGCAGGTATGGAGAACTGTGAGAAGTGCCCTGAAGATCACTGGTCTAATCCCGCTAGAAATGAATGCATCAGACGCACTATAGACTTTCTATCCTATGAAGATACATTGGGCATGAGTTTAGCGTGCTTTGCTTCCATTTTTCTTCTGATCACAATTGCAGTTTTGTGGATTTTTATTAAACACAGGGACACTCCCATAGTTAGAGTTAATAATCGTAACCTCACCTACATTCTGCTTGTGGCCCTTATTTTATCTTATGTCTGTACATTTTTGTTTATTGGAAAACCCGTGGAGCTATTGTGTCGTCTGAGACAACCGACCTTTGGATTTGTTTCCACTGTTGCAATTTCATCTATTCTAGGGAAAACAATAACAGTTGTAATTGCCTTTAATGCAACAAAACCTGGAAGTAAATTAAGGAAGCTGATTGGATCTAAGATGTCAACTGCACTGGTTTTTGTCTGCTCCTTGGGGGAACTTGTGATATGTTTTATTTGGTTATCATGTTACCCACCATTTGTGGATATTGATATAAAGACTTCACCTGGATCAATAATACTGCTGTGTAATGAGGGTCATATCATTGCATTCTTTCTGGTCGTTTCATATGTTGGAATATTAGCGTTATTTAGCTTTATTATTGCCTTTTTAGCACGAAAATTGCCGGACAGCTTCAATGAGTCGAAATACATTACCTTTAGCATGTTAGTGTTCTGCAGTGTCTGGGTCTCCTTTATCCCATCGTACCTTAGTACTAAAGGCAAATATGTTATAGCTGTATAAATATTTAGCATTCTAGCCTCCACTTCTGGTGTTTTGTTATGTATATTTGCTCctaaatgttatataataatacTGAAGCCTCAGCTCAATAGCCGAGCACAAATTAATGTTAAGAAGCAATCTAAGTAAAACTgaataatgttttttattaaatgGACATCTGGCAAATAAAATACCTTTCTATAGTCTTGCAACAAATAAACATAACAGCCAAATGAGAATAATTTCAGGAGTCATTAAGAATTTAACAAGCAAAGAATATAAGGGggcacactatatatatgtgtgtgtatatatatatatatatatatatatatatatatatatatacacacacacacaatagaaatGGCAACTTATTTACCACCAGGCAAATAAGCCAATGAAATAATGAATATAATAAATAATGTAACAATAAAATCACTAATTAGGCTTGTGCTATGTACTAGTGCAGAGTCCCAGAAATTCTTTCCATGGGAAAATATAAGCTATGGCTGCTCACTTCCTCATAAGGTCAATATGGCAGTTCTGGAAAAAATCAAGCAgatagaggggcacctcatgtgtagatcaaccagTGGTGTCTCACATCAATAGATAAGATAGTACTCACATTTGGCAAGAGCACCCTTAGGTGCTTGATGTAGcaggctgatatctcagggtgtatcagctcacccacacctGGTGTCAGGAACAGGCCGAGTCTTAGACTTTGTCCAAAAATTGTGCTGTATCCAACCATATGGATGTTGCTCAGAATAAAAGGTGCTATCACTATATGCAAAGTTAaaacttatttaataaaaaataaaaaaatataagcaaaaattgATCAGGGGCACATATGTGACTCCCTTAATATGCAACACATTTCTCTGCTTTGAATAGCAGTTTCATCATGCATAAAACACCAACTGTTACTGAATTTTTTAAATACAACAATAACCAATCAAATGTGTTGTTTACCAATTAGGGTGTGTACAACTGTGAATGCAACAAATTGTTATTGAAAAAGCCCCAGACCAGATACATTATTTGGAGAAGTGCCTAtgaatattattatcatttatttgtatagcgctgcaaaattccatagtgctgggtacagaAATAGGAGTATACAAAGACAGgggtttgtgataagatacaaaaacatccAAAAACATAACAGGCTATAgagatctagcacaggaggaagagggctctgctctgaagagcttacagtctacaggttgagggtgcagagacataaggtttaggGTAGCTTGTCTTGTGGATTGTTGTTGCAGCAGTGAATCAAGGCACTTTAAGATTTATATTAGTTAGAATTAAAAGCAAGAAAGAGATGGTAAGCCTTTCTGAATCAGTGGGTTTTCAAAGATCATCTGAACCTATAAAAgcttggagacagtctgatggaatggggtagagagttccagaggacaggagcacctTGTGCAAAGTCTTGGAAGTGAGAGAGGGACCTAGAAATAATAGGAGTGGAGAAATATAGGTCAGAGTTTTATCGAAGAAGACAGACTATATGGATATGGAAGAGTAAATATAGTTGGGGGGGGaggttgttgagtgctttataggttagtgttaatactttaaattgcatTCTAAAGTATATTGGTAGCCAGTGTAGAGATTGGCAGAGTGTCTGATGTAGATTGAGGACTTAGGTGGATGAGCCTAGCT
This genomic window contains:
- the LOC128643194 gene encoding vomeronasal type-2 receptor 26-like; translation: MCTEICSSGHRKAPQTGKPSCCFYCVPCSDGEIANSSGMENCEKCPEDHWSNPARNECIRRTIDFLSYEDTLGMSLACFASIFLLITIAVLWIFIKHRDTPIVRVNNRNLTYILLVALILSYVCTFLFIGKPVELLCRLRQPTFGFVSTVAISSILGKTITVVIAFNATKPGSKLRKLIGSKMSTALVFVCSLGELVICFIWLSCYPPFVDIDIKTSPGSIILLCNEGHIIAFFLVVSYVGILALFSFIIAFLARKLPDSFNESKYITFSMLVFCSVWVSFIPSYLSTKGKYVIAV